Proteins from a single region of Amorphus orientalis:
- a CDS encoding outer membrane protein assembly factor BamD, with product MKRSLIALLAVLFLAACSSDDADQLAFQDVPADQLYNEALVLMNDGSYREAIVKLRELDRLHPYTEYARRAMVMLAFSNYSTGRYDEAINSARRYLALYPGHKDAAYAQYIIGNSYFRQIPDVTRDQEMTQKALAAMDELVRNYPDSEYATDARRKIQVTRDQLAGKEMDVGRYYLQRDDYLAAINRFRTVVEQYQDTRHIEEALFRLTEAYYALGIVPEAQTAAAVLGHNFPDSQWYKDAYSLLKEGGYEPSENRKSWISRAFDGINVL from the coding sequence ATGAAGCGTAGCCTTATAGCCCTCCTGGCCGTCCTCTTTCTGGCCGCATGCTCGTCTGACGACGCGGATCAGCTCGCGTTCCAGGACGTTCCGGCCGATCAGCTCTACAACGAAGCGCTCGTTCTGATGAACGACGGCAGCTACCGCGAAGCCATCGTCAAGCTGCGCGAGCTCGACCGCCTTCATCCCTATACCGAGTATGCCCGCCGGGCGATGGTCATGCTGGCCTTCTCCAACTACTCCACCGGGCGATACGACGAGGCGATCAATTCCGCACGGCGCTATCTGGCGCTCTATCCGGGCCACAAGGATGCGGCTTACGCCCAGTACATCATCGGCAATTCCTACTTCCGCCAGATCCCGGACGTGACCCGCGACCAGGAGATGACCCAGAAAGCGCTCGCCGCGATGGACGAGCTGGTGCGGAACTACCCGGATTCGGAGTACGCGACCGACGCGCGCCGCAAGATCCAGGTGACGCGCGACCAGCTGGCCGGCAAGGAGATGGACGTCGGACGCTACTATCTGCAGCGCGACGACTATCTGGCCGCCATCAACCGGTTCCGCACGGTCGTGGAGCAGTACCAGGACACCCGGCACATCGAGGAGGCGCTGTTCCGCCTGACGGAAGCGTACTATGCCCTCGGCATCGTCCCGGAGGCCCAGACCGCGGCCGCCGTTCTCGGGCACAACTTCCCCGATTCGCAGTGGTATAAGGATGCCTACTCTCTGCTGAAGGAGGGCGGGTATGAACCGAGCGAGAACAGGAAGAGCTGGATCAGTCGCGCGTTCGACGGCATCAACGTGCTCTAG
- the recN gene encoding DNA repair protein RecN, protein MLTRLSIRDIVLIDRLDIDFTDGLTVLTGETGAGKSILLDSLSLALGARGDAELVRNGCERGQVTAVFDVGPAHPLLAHLAEDGIETEGDLILRRVQSADGRSKAFVNDQPVSVGRLREVGAALVEIHGQHADRALVDPAVHRELVDAFGGLSDDVKAVRAAWQTRRRAERELSEQEARIEAARREADYLRAAVEELVALDPMPGEETELAEKRQQMMQVEKVAGDLSEAFSELDGQGSPIPTLSSLMRRLARKAEAAPDLLQAPADAIGRALDSLEEARTALEDALARTEFDPRVLEQTEERLFALRAAARKYQVQVDDLAALRDRMSADLADLDAGEEKLAALGRAVEEAKQAYSAAAERLTEGRVEAARTLEETVGRELPALKLERAAFIAEIKTDPDGGSADGNDQIEFWVRTNPGTRPGPMMKVASGGELSRFLLALKVSLAGRGSAPTLVFDEIDSGVGGAVSEAIGHRLAKLADSVQVLTVTHAPQVAARAAGHMLIAKESLEMNAVATRVKVIDGDHRLEEIARMLSGATITDEARAAASKLMTAAE, encoded by the coding sequence ATGCTGACCCGACTTTCCATCCGCGACATCGTTCTCATCGACCGTCTCGACATCGATTTCACCGATGGGCTGACCGTGCTCACCGGAGAGACCGGCGCGGGTAAGTCGATCCTCCTTGATTCGCTGTCGCTCGCGCTGGGTGCGCGCGGCGATGCGGAACTCGTGCGGAACGGCTGCGAGCGCGGCCAGGTGACGGCGGTGTTCGATGTCGGACCGGCCCACCCGCTGCTCGCCCATCTCGCGGAGGACGGCATCGAGACCGAGGGTGACCTGATCCTGCGCCGCGTGCAGTCGGCGGACGGACGCTCCAAGGCCTTCGTGAACGATCAGCCGGTCAGCGTCGGGCGCCTGCGCGAAGTGGGCGCAGCCCTGGTCGAAATCCACGGTCAGCACGCCGATCGCGCGCTGGTGGATCCGGCGGTTCATCGCGAACTCGTCGACGCGTTCGGGGGGCTCTCGGACGACGTGAAGGCAGTCCGGGCCGCCTGGCAGACCCGCCGCAGGGCCGAGCGCGAGCTTTCCGAGCAGGAGGCCCGGATCGAGGCCGCGCGCCGCGAGGCCGATTATCTGAGGGCTGCGGTGGAGGAACTTGTCGCGCTGGACCCGATGCCGGGCGAGGAGACCGAACTCGCCGAAAAGCGCCAGCAGATGATGCAGGTGGAGAAGGTCGCCGGCGACCTGTCTGAGGCGTTTTCGGAACTCGACGGGCAGGGCTCGCCGATCCCGACGCTGTCCAGCCTCATGCGGCGCCTCGCGCGCAAGGCGGAAGCCGCGCCCGACCTGCTTCAGGCACCGGCCGATGCCATCGGCCGCGCGCTCGACAGTCTGGAAGAGGCGCGCACTGCGCTGGAAGACGCGCTGGCGCGGACCGAGTTCGATCCAAGGGTGCTCGAACAGACCGAGGAACGCCTGTTCGCCCTCAGGGCGGCCGCCCGCAAATACCAGGTTCAGGTGGACGATCTGGCCGCGTTGCGGGACCGGATGAGTGCCGATCTAGCCGATCTCGATGCGGGCGAAGAAAAGCTCGCCGCGCTCGGCCGCGCGGTCGAGGAAGCCAAGCAGGCCTATTCCGCCGCTGCCGAACGTCTGACCGAAGGCCGGGTCGAGGCCGCGCGGACACTGGAAGAGACAGTGGGCCGCGAGCTTCCGGCGCTAAAGCTGGAGCGCGCCGCCTTCATTGCGGAGATCAAGACCGATCCCGATGGTGGCAGCGCCGACGGCAACGATCAGATCGAATTCTGGGTGCGGACGAATCCGGGCACGAGGCCGGGGCCGATGATGAAGGTTGCGTCCGGCGGCGAGCTGTCGCGCTTCCTGCTCGCGCTCAAGGTCTCGCTTGCCGGCCGCGGATCCGCGCCGACCCTGGTTTTCGACGAGATCGATTCCGGCGTGGGCGGCGCGGTCTCCGAGGCGATCGGCCACCGTCTGGCCAAGCTCGCCGACAGCGTTCAGGTGCTCACCGTCACCCATGCGCCCCAGGTGGCGGCCCGTGCGGCCGGTCACATGCTGATCGCCAAGGAGTCGCTGGAGATGAACGCCGTCGCCACCCGGGTGAAGGTGATCGACGGCGATCATCGTCTGGAGGAAATCGCCCGGATGCTGTCCGGCGCGACCATCACCGACGAGGCGCGGGCCGCCGCTTCCAAGCTGATGACGGCGGCCGAGTAG
- a CDS encoding cytochrome b yields the protein MQTTNTTQSWGWPARALHWSIAAVILFQLGLGLYMTDFVSDTARQFSLFQLHKSWGFVVFCLAVLRVAWRLANRRSPRLPAETPRWQAIASHASHGLLYLLILVMPLSGWVMSAASPTQDYLGIENSVFGLFAMPDPWVPGVRSVAEAAEAVHAWSAWIMIAILALHLAAALKHHFVDRDDILKRMSWGR from the coding sequence GTGCAGACAACGAACACGACGCAGAGCTGGGGCTGGCCGGCCCGCGCTCTCCACTGGTCGATCGCGGCCGTCATCCTCTTCCAGCTCGGGCTGGGCCTCTACATGACGGACTTCGTGTCCGACACGGCGAGGCAGTTCAGCCTGTTCCAGCTCCACAAGAGCTGGGGCTTCGTCGTGTTCTGTCTGGCGGTGCTTCGCGTTGCCTGGCGACTGGCCAACCGCCGGTCGCCCCGGCTCCCGGCCGAGACCCCGCGCTGGCAGGCGATCGCCTCCCACGCGAGCCATGGGCTGCTCTATCTGCTGATCCTGGTCATGCCCCTGTCGGGCTGGGTCATGTCGGCCGCCTCCCCGACCCAGGACTATCTCGGCATCGAAAACAGCGTGTTCGGCCTGTTCGCCATGCCGGATCCCTGGGTTCCGGGCGTGCGATCCGTGGCGGAGGCGGCGGAAGCCGTCCACGCCTGGTCGGCCTGGATCATGATCGCGATCCTGGCGCTGCATCTCGCCGCCGCGCTCAAGCACCATTTCGTCGATCGCGACGACATCCTGAAACGGATGAGCTGGGGCCGGTAG
- a CDS encoding YceI family protein encodes MNFRALALSSVIALTPAAALADWQIDPSHTAVVFEVEHFGYSDVTGVFPKVQAEIENFDPENLESAKFTVTLDATAITTFWEARDEHIKGSDFLDVSEYPEITFVATEITETGDNTADITGDLTIKDVTKPVTFEATVNKIGESPVMQGTNVAGFTLNGEVDRTEFGVDAYAPAIGAVIPVTINVELMNKD; translated from the coding sequence ATGAACTTCCGTGCCCTCGCCCTTTCCAGCGTCATTGCCCTGACCCCGGCGGCCGCCCTCGCCGACTGGCAGATCGACCCGTCCCACACCGCTGTTGTCTTCGAAGTCGAGCATTTCGGCTACTCCGACGTGACCGGCGTGTTCCCGAAGGTCCAGGCCGAAATCGAGAACTTCGATCCGGAGAACCTGGAGAGCGCCAAGTTCACCGTCACCCTCGACGCCACCGCGATCACGACCTTCTGGGAAGCACGCGACGAGCACATCAAGGGCTCCGACTTCCTGGACGTGTCGGAATATCCGGAGATCACCTTCGTCGCCACCGAGATCACCGAGACCGGTGACAACACGGCCGACATCACCGGCGACCTGACCATCAAGGACGTGACCAAGCCGGTCACCTTCGAGGCGACCGTCAACAAGATCGGCGAGAGCCCGGTCATGCAGGGCACCAACGTCGCTGGCTTCACGCTGAACGGCGAAGTCGACCGTACCGAGTTCGGCGTCGACGCCTATGCCCCTGCGATCGGCGCCGTGATTCCGGTGACCATCAACGTCGAGCTGATGAACAAGGACTGA
- the ligA gene encoding NAD-dependent DNA ligase LigA yields MSAERRVAQDREDKEVSDLGRAEAEAEVARLADEIRAHDKRYYQQDAPSVSDADYDALRRRLEAIEAAFPDLIQPDSPTQTVGAAPSDAFSEVRHAVPMLSLDNAFSDEDVVDFVARIRRFLRLSDDDDLTFTAEPKIDGLSLNLRYEDGRLTVAATRGDGTVGEAVTANARTIDDIPVKLPKDAPDRVEVRGEVYMTHADFRALNERMEAESGRVFANPRNAAAGSLRQLDSSVTKSRPLKFFAYAWGEIPDLPRDTQFDMVEMFKSWGFVTNPLMRRCRTPDELIAVYHEIEEGRAGLGYDIDGVVYKVDRLDYQRRLGFVSRSPRWAVAHKFPAEKATTVVNAIEIQVGRTGALTPVAKLEPVTVGGVVVSNATLHNEDEIARKDVRVGDTVVVQRAGDVIPQVVQVLLDHRPDGTEPFEFPTLCPVCGSHAVRDINPRTGKEDVVRRCTGGLVCAAQAVERLKHFVSRAAFDIEGLGAKQVEAFYQDGLVQTPADIFRLEKEENNPDGLTKLRNREGWGPTSVKNLFESINSRRQIALRRFIFALGIRHVGDITAKILAQGYGSWAAFEEAMHKLSEGDEAAHDDLVAYDGIGETVAEALKEFFAEDRNREAVAELLKEVAPEDESTDTVSSPVAGKTVVFTGSLEKMTRDEAKARAESLGAKVSGSVSSKTDIVVAGPGAGSKLKKAQDLGLQVMDEDAWLALVDGA; encoded by the coding sequence ATGTCAGCGGAGCGACGGGTGGCTCAGGATCGCGAAGACAAAGAGGTTTCGGATCTCGGCAGGGCGGAGGCGGAAGCGGAAGTCGCGCGCCTCGCCGACGAAATCCGGGCTCATGACAAGCGCTACTATCAACAGGACGCGCCGAGCGTCAGCGACGCGGACTATGACGCGCTGCGCCGGCGCCTCGAGGCCATTGAGGCTGCCTTTCCCGATCTGATCCAACCCGACAGTCCCACCCAGACGGTCGGTGCCGCACCCAGCGACGCGTTCTCGGAAGTGCGGCACGCCGTTCCGATGCTGTCGCTCGACAACGCCTTTTCCGACGAGGACGTGGTCGATTTCGTCGCCCGCATCCGCCGCTTCCTCCGGCTGTCGGACGACGACGACCTCACCTTCACCGCCGAGCCGAAGATCGACGGCCTGTCCCTGAACCTGCGCTACGAGGACGGCCGGCTCACGGTCGCTGCCACCCGCGGCGACGGCACCGTCGGCGAGGCGGTGACCGCGAACGCCCGCACCATCGACGACATCCCCGTCAAGCTGCCGAAGGACGCCCCGGATCGGGTGGAGGTGCGCGGCGAGGTCTACATGACCCACGCCGATTTCCGCGCCCTCAACGAACGGATGGAGGCCGAGAGCGGCCGGGTCTTCGCCAATCCGCGCAACGCCGCCGCCGGATCCCTGCGCCAGCTCGATTCCAGCGTTACGAAGAGCCGGCCGCTCAAGTTCTTCGCCTATGCCTGGGGAGAAATCCCGGACCTGCCGCGCGACACCCAGTTCGACATGGTGGAGATGTTCAAGTCCTGGGGCTTCGTGACCAATCCGCTAATGCGCCGCTGCCGCACGCCGGACGAGCTGATCGCCGTCTATCACGAGATCGAGGAGGGGCGGGCCGGTCTCGGCTACGACATCGACGGCGTCGTCTACAAGGTGGACCGGCTCGACTATCAGCGCCGGCTCGGCTTCGTGTCGCGCTCGCCTCGCTGGGCCGTCGCCCACAAGTTCCCGGCCGAGAAGGCGACCACGGTCGTCAACGCGATCGAGATCCAGGTCGGCCGCACGGGCGCGCTGACGCCGGTCGCCAAGCTGGAACCGGTCACCGTCGGCGGCGTCGTGGTCTCCAACGCCACCCTCCACAACGAGGACGAGATCGCCCGCAAGGACGTGCGCGTCGGCGACACGGTCGTTGTGCAGCGCGCCGGCGACGTCATCCCCCAGGTGGTCCAGGTGCTGCTGGACCATCGGCCGGACGGGACCGAGCCGTTCGAGTTCCCGACCCTCTGCCCGGTCTGCGGCAGCCATGCCGTGCGCGACATCAATCCGCGCACCGGCAAGGAGGACGTGGTCCGCCGCTGCACCGGCGGTCTCGTCTGTGCGGCCCAGGCGGTGGAGCGGCTGAAGCACTTCGTTTCGCGCGCCGCCTTCGACATCGAGGGTCTCGGGGCGAAACAGGTCGAGGCCTTCTACCAGGACGGACTGGTGCAGACGCCGGCCGACATCTTCAGGCTCGAGAAAGAGGAGAACAACCCGGACGGGCTGACGAAGCTCAGAAACCGGGAAGGGTGGGGCCCCACCTCGGTGAAAAACCTGTTCGAATCGATCAATTCCCGGCGGCAGATCGCGCTTCGCCGCTTCATCTTCGCGCTCGGCATCCGCCATGTCGGCGACATCACGGCCAAGATCCTGGCGCAGGGCTATGGCAGCTGGGCCGCCTTCGAGGAGGCGATGCACAAGCTTTCGGAAGGCGACGAGGCTGCCCACGACGATCTCGTCGCCTATGACGGCATCGGGGAAACAGTCGCGGAAGCCCTCAAAGAATTCTTCGCCGAAGACCGCAACCGCGAGGCCGTCGCGGAGCTCCTCAAGGAAGTCGCGCCGGAGGACGAGAGCACCGACACGGTTTCAAGCCCGGTCGCCGGCAAGACGGTCGTCTTCACGGGATCGCTGGAGAAGATGACCCGCGACGAGGCCAAGGCGCGGGCGGAATCCCTCGGCGCGAAGGTGTCCGGTTCGGTGTCCTCGAAGACCGATATCGTGGTCGCCGGGCCTGGTGCCGGGTCCAAGCTCAAGAAGGCGCAAGACCTCGGCCTGCAGGTCATGGACGAGGACGCGTGGCTCGCCCTTGTAGACGGCGCCTGA
- the cysQ gene encoding 3'(2'),5'-bisphosphate nucleotidase CysQ, which produces MQAPAITAFLPATLEAGAEIMRIYESGETATEIKDGGSPVTAADKAAEAVILRHLAELAPGIPVVAEEEVAAGRIPETPAAFFLVDPLDGTKEFLNRNGEFTVNIALIVNAAPVAGIVYAPALGELCFGTTGEGAECALVRDGVLADRRSVRVRAPSAEGPLALASRSHRSPETDAFLDRAGVSGIVSAGSSLKFCRIAAGEADLYPRLAPTMEWDTAAGDAVLRAAGGRTVTLDGAPLRYGKRGRADAADFLNPWFVASGAVVDPEILSAAGA; this is translated from the coding sequence ATGCAAGCCCCTGCCATCACCGCCTTCCTGCCGGCGACCCTCGAGGCCGGCGCGGAAATCATGCGCATCTATGAGAGCGGCGAGACCGCGACGGAGATCAAGGATGGCGGGTCTCCGGTGACGGCGGCGGACAAGGCGGCGGAGGCCGTCATCCTGCGCCATCTGGCCGAGCTTGCACCCGGTATCCCTGTTGTGGCTGAGGAGGAGGTCGCCGCCGGCCGCATTCCGGAGACCCCGGCCGCCTTCTTCCTTGTGGATCCGCTCGACGGCACCAAGGAGTTCCTGAACCGCAACGGCGAGTTCACCGTCAATATTGCGCTGATCGTCAATGCCGCTCCGGTGGCAGGCATCGTCTATGCGCCGGCGCTCGGAGAGCTTTGCTTCGGCACGACCGGCGAGGGCGCCGAGTGCGCCCTGGTCAGGGACGGTGTCCTGGCCGACCGTCGTTCCGTCCGGGTGCGTGCGCCGTCGGCGGAAGGACCGCTTGCGCTCGCGAGCCGCTCGCACCGGTCGCCGGAGACGGACGCCTTTCTCGACCGGGCCGGGGTCAGCGGGATCGTCAGCGCCGGATCTTCCCTGAAATTCTGCCGGATCGCCGCCGGCGAGGCGGACCTCTATCCGCGACTTGCGCCGACCATGGAGTGGGACACGGCGGCCGGCGATGCGGTCCTGCGGGCGGCCGGCGGCCGGACCGTCACGCTCGACGGGGCGCCGCTCCGCTACGGCAAGCGCGGCCGGGCCGATGCGGCCGATTTCCTCAATCCCTGGTTTGTTGCGTCCGGAGCCGTTGTGGACCCGGAAATCCTGTCCGCTGCCGGCGCCTGA
- a CDS encoding DUF1176 domain-containing protein, translating to MRLGLLGAFLAGSMILPAAAADGPPIYRESGDWSGYCLSSGVCAIQTETEQGQLVVFRAPAAEAPAFACYQPVSPDGTGTWLLAVEGATIMASAGLSSPQVAWTDLLQTAPESPLAAYARHLQGNGLTPCANPLQLRSLEASLLAQGRHAQLETGDRDTSERLSLNGFKTLADWLDQRQRRAGTETAVSQRGPAEPVDGPASPVIVSTQALPDDVRSAWSEPTLSCSEIEPEAFSQSDAVAVPLGDSATLYVLPCGQPGNNAPFVAVMNDGAQAATLVEFGQPGDPSVASTTVGRLSWDGLNRALVSVWSTGADCSEITVWPYADGAFGTGETLQSPGC from the coding sequence ATGCGCTTGGGGCTATTGGGAGCTTTCCTGGCCGGATCCATGATCCTGCCGGCCGCTGCGGCCGACGGTCCTCCAATTTACCGCGAGAGCGGAGACTGGAGCGGCTACTGCCTGAGTTCGGGCGTGTGCGCAATCCAGACCGAAACAGAGCAGGGGCAGCTCGTCGTCTTCCGTGCACCGGCGGCGGAGGCACCGGCGTTTGCCTGCTATCAGCCGGTCTCGCCGGATGGCACCGGCACCTGGCTCCTGGCCGTTGAAGGGGCTACGATCATGGCCAGTGCCGGATTGTCGAGCCCGCAGGTCGCCTGGACCGATCTTCTGCAGACTGCGCCGGAAAGCCCGCTGGCCGCCTACGCCCGCCATCTCCAGGGAAACGGCCTGACGCCGTGTGCGAACCCGCTCCAACTCCGCTCGCTCGAGGCAAGCCTGCTCGCCCAGGGGCGCCATGCCCAGCTGGAGACCGGAGACCGGGACACGTCGGAGCGGCTGTCGCTCAACGGGTTCAAGACCCTTGCCGACTGGCTCGATCAGCGCCAGAGGCGCGCGGGCACCGAGACGGCAGTCTCTCAGCGCGGGCCGGCTGAGCCGGTCGACGGCCCGGCGTCGCCCGTGATCGTCTCAACCCAGGCGCTTCCCGACGACGTGCGATCGGCATGGTCCGAGCCGACCCTGTCCTGCAGTGAGATCGAACCCGAGGCGTTTTCGCAGTCAGATGCGGTCGCCGTGCCTCTGGGCGACAGCGCCACGCTTTATGTATTGCCCTGCGGCCAACCGGGAAACAACGCGCCTTTCGTGGCGGTCATGAATGACGGCGCTCAGGCCGCCACACTGGTCGAATTCGGTCAGCCCGGCGACCCGTCAGTGGCCTCGACCACGGTTGGCCGGCTCTCCTGGGACGGGCTCAACCGTGCGCTCGTGTCGGTCTGGTCAACCGGGGCGGACTGTTCGGAGATCACCGTCTGGCCCTACGCGGATGGCGCATTCGGGACCGGCGAAACTCTCCAGTCGCCCGGCTGCTGA
- a CDS encoding peptide ABC transporter permease, which yields MTAPDDRDADGRPVYSAKKVRQGEVNLSSRARRSLFGGGLAGIVVVGLLLIFLV from the coding sequence GTGACCGCGCCTGACGACCGCGATGCCGACGGACGACCCGTCTACAGCGCAAAAAAGGTAAGGCAGGGCGAAGTCAATCTGTCCAGTCGTGCGCGGCGGAGCCTGTTCGGCGGCGGACTGGCCGGGATCGTCGTCGTCGGGCTGCTGCTTATCTTCCTGGTGTAG
- a CDS encoding acyl-CoA thioesterase produces the protein MLEVQCEFQVDWSECDPATIVYNPNFYDWMERSINQLLDAAGTGIDKVLATDPDFRGVPLVKASADFHAPARFGDVLVRTCRIARLGRSSLDLEHRFFLGDTLIVEARQTRVWSGVDPDDRSRIRSRPIPDDVKSAFEADRVVRIRSITEG, from the coding sequence ATGCTCGAAGTGCAATGCGAGTTCCAGGTCGACTGGAGCGAGTGCGATCCCGCAACCATCGTCTACAACCCGAATTTCTACGACTGGATGGAGCGGAGCATCAACCAGCTCCTGGACGCCGCCGGAACAGGGATCGACAAGGTTCTCGCGACCGATCCGGATTTCAGAGGCGTCCCGCTGGTCAAGGCGAGCGCGGACTTCCACGCCCCCGCCCGCTTCGGCGACGTTCTTGTGCGTACCTGCCGGATCGCCCGTCTCGGCCGATCCTCCCTGGACCTCGAGCACCGGTTCTTTCTGGGCGACACCCTCATCGTCGAAGCCAGGCAGACCCGGGTCTGGAGCGGCGTCGATCCGGACGACCGCTCCCGCATCCGATCGCGGCCCATCCCGGACGACGTGAAAAGCGCATTCGAGGCCGACCGCGTCGTCCGCATCCGCTCGATCACCGAAGGCTGA
- a CDS encoding pyridoxal-phosphate-dependent aminotransferase family protein has product MTLSNGRPYVAIPGPSVMPDRVLAAMQRPAPNIYRGAIVDLTHSILADLKRVAKCTAHVALYICNGHGAWEASLCNMASRGDRMLACANGHFGLGWADAARRMGIDVETLDFGRSAPIDTDRLSETLKADRDHEIKAVLVTHVDTASSVRNDIQAVRAAIDAAGHPALLAVDAIASLGCDPLHFDDWGIDVLVAASQKGLMTPPGLGFLWFSDKALEQSRSADLATPYWSWIPRIEARVFSHTFGGTSPTHHLFALREALDMIEEEGLEHIWARHRALAGAVWAAFDVWGQDGPISLNVADPAMRSRAVTAARIRNGGGEALRGWVETQAGVTLGIGLGMALADDPTHDDFFRVGHMGHVNAHMTLGVLATMEAGLQALQIPHGSGALDAAAGAIVRAIPEIGAPAPVSA; this is encoded by the coding sequence ATGACCCTTTCGAACGGACGGCCCTACGTCGCCATCCCCGGGCCTTCGGTGATGCCCGACCGCGTTCTGGCCGCCATGCAACGGCCCGCGCCCAACATCTATCGCGGCGCGATCGTCGATCTCACCCATTCCATCCTGGCCGACCTCAAGCGCGTGGCAAAGTGCACCGCCCACGTCGCGCTCTATATCTGCAACGGCCACGGCGCCTGGGAAGCCTCGCTCTGCAACATGGCCTCGCGCGGAGACCGGATGCTCGCCTGCGCGAACGGGCATTTCGGGCTCGGCTGGGCCGACGCGGCCCGCCGCATGGGCATCGACGTCGAGACCCTCGATTTCGGCCGATCAGCGCCGATCGATACTGACCGGCTCAGCGAGACGCTGAAGGCGGATCGGGACCACGAAATCAAGGCGGTTCTTGTTACCCATGTCGATACCGCGAGTTCCGTGCGCAACGACATTCAGGCCGTGCGCGCAGCAATCGACGCGGCCGGCCACCCGGCCCTTCTCGCCGTCGACGCCATCGCCTCGCTCGGCTGCGATCCGCTCCACTTCGACGACTGGGGCATCGACGTTCTGGTCGCCGCCAGCCAGAAGGGCCTGATGACGCCGCCCGGGCTCGGCTTCCTGTGGTTCTCCGACAAGGCGCTGGAACAATCCCGTTCGGCCGATCTCGCCACCCCCTACTGGAGCTGGATCCCACGCATCGAGGCGCGGGTCTTCTCCCACACGTTCGGGGGCACCTCGCCCACCCATCACCTGTTCGCCTTGCGCGAGGCCCTCGACATGATCGAGGAGGAAGGCCTCGAGCACATCTGGGCGCGCCACCGGGCGCTTGCCGGCGCGGTGTGGGCTGCGTTCGACGTCTGGGGGCAGGACGGGCCGATCAGCCTCAATGTGGCCGACCCGGCCATGCGCTCGCGCGCGGTCACGGCAGCCCGGATCCGAAATGGCGGCGGCGAGGCGCTCCGCGGCTGGGTCGAGACCCAGGCGGGGGTGACGCTCGGGATCGGGCTCGGAATGGCGCTTGCCGACGATCCCACTCACGACGACTTTTTCCGGGTCGGCCACATGGGCCACGTCAACGCCCACATGACGCTCGGCGTGCTGGCAACCATGGAAGCCGGCCTGCAGGCACTGCAGATCCCGCACGGGTCGGGCGCCCTGGACGCCGCCGCAGGTGCCATCGTCCGCGCCATTCCGGAGATCGGCGCGCCCGCCCCGGTTTCGGCCTGA
- a CDS encoding DUF1036 domain-containing protein produces the protein MRRLLIAACLSTALAGLDGGLHSAAAELQFCNETDVGVSVAVGYEADDGEWASEGWWRIEPDACKTTLKGELTRQSYYWRATSSRYDWEESRFMFCTSPEVFTIRGDTNCAARGYERSTFNRIELPEGVLSFRYRLTADAAKEPAQAASQKAAAPGEVDRDPPGTHGEPYTIAGLLGGCEGTDTTFWCDLYANGYRYRATTGGATPTATIERLMDVPVNTPMVWSGDMISYAGSLAEVTIRGAREEGDDPFADVRARLQGYWISTEDQAYTLLIAGALFEEYYDNVPTDSLVVEIAGTCQGSRGAGPYLIAHPLARDDEPRCFEIVEATDDALTLFPLGTMGFLDFRRGS, from the coding sequence ATGAGACGGTTACTGATCGCGGCTTGTCTGTCGACGGCGCTGGCGGGACTGGACGGGGGCCTGCACTCCGCCGCCGCGGAGCTTCAGTTCTGCAACGAGACGGATGTCGGGGTCAGCGTGGCGGTCGGCTACGAGGCCGACGATGGAGAATGGGCGTCGGAGGGCTGGTGGCGGATTGAGCCGGATGCCTGCAAGACGACGCTGAAGGGCGAGCTGACGCGGCAGAGCTATTACTGGCGCGCGACCTCCTCCCGCTATGACTGGGAGGAGTCCCGGTTCATGTTCTGCACGTCGCCGGAGGTCTTCACGATCAGGGGCGACACGAACTGCGCGGCGCGGGGCTACGAACGGTCCACCTTCAACCGGATCGAACTGCCCGAAGGCGTTCTGAGCTTCCGGTACCGTCTGACGGCCGACGCGGCGAAGGAGCCGGCGCAGGCTGCCAGCCAGAAGGCCGCCGCTCCCGGTGAGGTCGACCGGGATCCGCCCGGCACCCATGGCGAGCCCTACACCATCGCCGGTCTGCTCGGCGGCTGCGAGGGGACCGACACCACGTTCTGGTGCGATCTCTACGCCAACGGCTACCGGTACCGCGCGACAACCGGCGGGGCGACGCCCACGGCCACCATCGAGCGCCTGATGGACGTGCCCGTGAACACGCCGATGGTCTGGTCCGGCGACATGATCTCCTACGCGGGCTCTCTGGCCGAGGTCACGATCCGCGGTGCCCGCGAAGAGGGCGATGACCCGTTCGCAGACGTCCGTGCCCGTCTCCAGGGCTACTGGATCTCCACGGAAGATCAGGCCTACACGCTCCTGATCGCTGGAGCCCTGTTCGAGGAGTATTACGACAACGTGCCGACCGACAGCCTCGTGGTGGAGATCGCCGGCACCTGCCAAGGCTCGCGCGGAGCCGGTCCCTACCTGATCGCCCACCCGCTCGCCCGGGACGACGAGCCCCGCTGCTTCGAGATCGTGGAGGCGACGGACGACGCGCTCACGCTCTTTCCGCTCGGCACGATGGGCTTTCTCGATTTCCGGCGCGGAAGCTAG